Proteins from one Bacteroides mediterraneensis genomic window:
- a CDS encoding aspartate aminotransferase family protein yields MKLFDVYPLFDVNIVKGKGCHVWDDKGQEYLDLYGGHAVISIGHAHPHYVEVISKQVATLGFYSNSVINKLQQEVADRLGAISGYDDYQLFLINSGAEANENALKLASFYNGRTRVVSFAKAFHGRTSLAVEVTNNPKIIAPINDNGHVTYLPLNDTEALKAELAKGDVCAVIIEGIQGVGGIQVPDTDFMKAMRQACDETNTVMILDEIQSGYGRSGKFFAHQYNGIRPDMITVAKGIGNGFPMAAVLISPKFTPVYGQLGTTFGGNHLACAAAIAVLDVMKEENLVENAAKVGAHLLEELKKFKGIKEVRGRGLMIGLEFEEPIKELRKQLLFEQKVFTGVSGTNVIRLLPPLCLSMQEADDFLTRLQHVMK; encoded by the coding sequence ATGAAACTATTCGATGTATATCCCCTCTTCGATGTCAACATCGTCAAAGGAAAAGGCTGTCATGTATGGGACGACAAAGGCCAGGAATACCTCGACCTCTACGGAGGCCATGCTGTAATCTCCATCGGTCACGCACATCCCCACTACGTGGAAGTCATCAGCAAACAAGTAGCCACATTGGGATTCTATTCCAATTCTGTCATCAACAAACTGCAGCAGGAAGTAGCCGACCGTCTGGGAGCCATCAGCGGCTACGACGATTACCAGCTTTTCCTGATTAACTCCGGCGCAGAAGCCAACGAAAATGCCTTGAAACTGGCTTCTTTCTACAACGGACGTACCCGCGTCGTTTCTTTTGCCAAAGCGTTCCACGGACGTACTTCATTGGCGGTAGAAGTGACCAACAACCCGAAAATCATTGCTCCTATCAATGACAACGGTCATGTCACCTACCTTCCGCTGAACGATACCGAAGCTTTGAAAGCCGAACTGGCCAAAGGTGACGTCTGTGCCGTGATTATTGAAGGAATCCAGGGCGTAGGTGGTATCCAGGTACCCGACACCGATTTCATGAAAGCCATGCGCCAGGCCTGCGACGAGACCAATACCGTGATGATTCTCGATGAAATCCAATCCGGTTACGGACGAAGCGGTAAATTCTTCGCCCACCAGTACAACGGCATCCGCCCGGACATGATTACCGTAGCCAAAGGTATCGGCAACGGTTTCCCGATGGCCGCCGTATTAATCAGTCCTAAATTTACCCCGGTGTACGGACAGCTGGGAACCACCTTCGGAGGCAACCACTTGGCTTGTGCAGCCGCCATCGCCGTACTCGATGTGATGAAGGAAGAGAATCTGGTAGAGAATGCAGCCAAAGTCGGTGCCCACCTGCTGGAAGAACTGAAAAAGTTCAAAGGCATCAAGGAAGTACGCGGACGTGGCCTGATGATTGGACTGGAATTTGAAGAACCTATTAAGGAACTCCGCAAGCAATTGCTGTTCGAACAGAAGGTATTTACCGGAGTCAGCGGCACGAACGTCATCCGTCTGCTTCCTCCGCTCTGTCTGAGCATGCAGGAAGCCGATGACTTCCTGACCCGTCTGCAACACGTCATGAAATAA
- the argC gene encoding N-acetyl-gamma-glutamyl-phosphate reductase, which produces MIKVGIIGGAGYTAGELIRLLINHPDVEIKFINSSSNAGNKITDVHEGLYGETDLVFTDELPLDTIDVLFFCTAHGDTKKFMESHNVPENLKIIDLSMDYRIKSDDHDFVYGLPELNRRTICQSKHVANPGCFATCIQLGLLPLAKHLMLNDDIMVNAITGSTGAGVKPGATSHFSWRNNNLSIYKPFAHQHVPEIKQSLKQLQNSFHSEIDFIPYRGDFPRGIFATIVVKTKVELEEIVKMYEEYYAEDSFTHIVDKNIDLKQVVNTNKCLIHLEKHGDKLLIVSCIDNLLKGASGQAVHNMNLMFNLEETVGLKLKPSAF; this is translated from the coding sequence ATGATTAAAGTAGGAATTATAGGAGGCGCAGGATATACGGCAGGCGAACTGATTCGCCTGCTCATCAACCACCCGGATGTAGAAATCAAATTCATCAACAGTTCCAGCAATGCCGGCAACAAGATTACCGATGTACACGAAGGACTGTATGGGGAAACCGACCTGGTATTCACCGATGAACTTCCGCTCGACACCATCGATGTGCTGTTCTTCTGTACGGCACACGGAGATACAAAGAAGTTCATGGAAAGCCACAACGTGCCCGAGAACTTGAAGATTATCGACCTCTCCATGGACTACCGCATCAAGTCGGACGACCACGACTTCGTATACGGTCTGCCGGAACTGAACCGCCGGACTATCTGCCAAAGCAAGCACGTGGCCAATCCGGGCTGTTTTGCCACTTGCATCCAGCTCGGACTGCTGCCGCTGGCCAAACACCTGATGCTGAACGACGACATCATGGTCAACGCCATTACGGGAAGTACCGGAGCCGGTGTCAAACCGGGAGCCACCAGCCACTTCAGCTGGCGCAACAACAACCTCAGCATCTACAAACCGTTTGCACACCAGCACGTACCGGAAATCAAACAGTCGCTGAAACAGTTGCAGAACAGCTTCCATTCTGAAATCGACTTCATCCCTTATAGAGGTGATTTCCCGCGCGGCATCTTCGCCACCATCGTGGTGAAAACGAAAGTGGAACTGGAAGAAATCGTGAAAATGTACGAAGAGTACTATGCAGAAGATTCTTTCACCCACATCGTGGACAAGAACATCGACCTGAAGCAGGTAGTCAACACCAACAAATGCCTGATTCACCTGGAGAAACACGGTGACAAGCTGCTCATCGTTTCCTGCATCGACAACTTGCTGAAAGGAGCCAGCGGTCAGGCAGTACACAACATGAACCTGATGTTCAACCTGGAAGAAACCGTGGGACTGAAACTGAAACCGAGTGCATTCTAA
- a CDS encoding argininosuccinate synthase has protein sequence MEEKKKVVVAFSGGLDTSFTVMYLAKEKGYEVYAACANTGGFSPEQLKKNEENAYKLGAVKYVTLDVTQEYYEKSLKYMVFGNVLRNGTYPISVSSERIFQALAIARYANEIGAHAIAHGSTGAGNDQVRFDMTFLVMAPGVEIITLTRDMALSRDYEINYLKEHGFEADFTKLKYSYNVGIWGTSICGGEILDSTQGLPESAYLKQVTKTGSEQLKLEFKKGELYAVNGEVFEDKIKAIQKVEEIGAAYGIGRDMHVGDTIIGIKGRVGFEAAAPMLIIGAHKFLEKYTLSKWQQYWKDQVANWYGMFLHESQYLEPVMRDIEAMLQESQRNVNGTAILELRPYCFSTVGVDSKDDLVKNKFGEYGEMQKGWTAEDAKGFIKVLSTPLRAYYANHKDEANI, from the coding sequence ATGGAAGAAAAGAAAAAAGTTGTCGTTGCTTTCAGCGGCGGATTGGATACATCCTTTACCGTGATGTACCTGGCAAAGGAAAAAGGATATGAAGTATATGCGGCATGTGCCAACACCGGCGGATTCAGTCCCGAACAGCTGAAGAAGAACGAAGAAAACGCATACAAGCTGGGCGCCGTAAAATATGTCACACTGGACGTCACACAGGAATACTACGAAAAGAGTCTGAAATACATGGTATTCGGTAATGTGCTCCGCAACGGAACCTACCCTATCTCTGTAAGTTCTGAACGTATCTTCCAGGCACTGGCCATTGCCCGCTATGCCAATGAAATCGGTGCACACGCCATTGCACACGGTTCTACAGGTGCCGGAAACGACCAGGTTCGTTTCGACATGACCTTCCTGGTAATGGCTCCGGGAGTGGAAATCATCACTCTGACCCGCGACATGGCTTTGAGCCGTGACTATGAAATCAACTACCTGAAAGAACACGGATTTGAAGCCGACTTCACCAAACTGAAATACTCCTACAACGTAGGTATTTGGGGAACTTCCATCTGTGGCGGCGAGATTCTGGACTCTACACAGGGATTGCCGGAAAGCGCTTACCTGAAACAGGTGACCAAAACAGGCAGCGAACAGCTGAAACTGGAATTCAAGAAAGGTGAGCTGTATGCCGTCAATGGAGAAGTTTTTGAAGATAAGATTAAAGCCATCCAGAAAGTGGAAGAAATCGGTGCGGCTTACGGTATCGGACGTGACATGCACGTAGGCGACACCATCATCGGTATCAAGGGACGTGTGGGCTTCGAAGCTGCCGCTCCGATGCTGATTATCGGCGCCCACAAATTCCTGGAAAAATATACCCTGAGCAAATGGCAGCAGTACTGGAAAGACCAGGTGGCCAACTGGTATGGCATGTTCCTGCATGAAAGCCAGTACCTGGAACCTGTGATGCGCGATATCGAAGCCATGCTGCAGGAATCACAGCGTAACGTGAACGGAACTGCCATTCTGGAACTTCGTCCGTACTGCTTCTCTACCGTGGGCGTAGACTCTAAAGACGACTTGGTTAAGAACAAATTCGGTGAATATGGTGAAATGCAGAAAGGATGGACGGCTGAAGATGCCAAAGGTTTCATCAAAGTGCTTTCCACTCCGCTTCGTGCGTATTATGCAAACCATAAAGACGAGGCCAATATATGA